A window of Dickeya zeae NCPPB 2538 contains these coding sequences:
- a CDS encoding septation protein A, whose translation MKQIIDFIPLIVFFVCYKLYDIYVASGALIAATAAALLFSWLIYRKIEKMMLLTFLMVAVFGTLTLVFHNDQFIKWKVTIIYTLFATALLFSQFVMKKPLIQRMLGKELVLPEMVWAKLNIAWAIFFLLCGLANIYIAFWLPQSVWVDFKVFGLTGLTLVFTLLCGVYIYRHLPGEPEKTENEGDK comes from the coding sequence ATGAAGCAAATTATTGATTTTATTCCTCTTATTGTCTTTTTTGTCTGTTATAAACTGTATGATATTTATGTCGCTTCGGGTGCATTAATCGCAGCAACAGCAGCCGCATTACTGTTTAGCTGGCTCATTTACCGCAAGATAGAAAAGATGATGCTGCTGACATTCCTGATGGTGGCCGTATTCGGCACCCTGACGCTGGTCTTCCATAATGACCAATTCATTAAATGGAAAGTCACCATCATTTACACGCTGTTCGCTACCGCATTGCTGTTCAGCCAGTTTGTCATGAAAAAACCGCTAATTCAGCGCATGCTCGGTAAAGAGCTGGTCTTACCGGAAATGGTGTGGGCAAAATTGAACATAGCCTGGGCGATCTTTTTCCTGCTGTGCGGACTGGCGAATATCTATATTGCCTTCTGGTTGCCACAAAGCGTTTGGGTCGACTTTAAAGTATTTGGCCTCACCGGCCTGACTCTGGTATTTACATTACTGTGCGGCGTTTACATTTACCGTCACCTGCCGGGCGAACCGGAGAAGACGGAAAATGAAGGCGATAAATAA
- the yciA gene encoding acyl-CoA thioester hydrolase YciA, translating into MSKQDVLPHGELVLRTLAMPADTNANGDIFGGWLMSQMDIGGAILAKEIAEGRVVTVRVDGMTFLKPVAVGDVVCCYARCVRTGRSSMTVNVEVWVKKVSTDPIGQRYRATEALFTYVAVDEEGRPRELPQGKSNFAPEQ; encoded by the coding sequence ATGAGCAAACAAGATGTATTACCTCACGGCGAGCTGGTGCTGCGCACCCTGGCCATGCCAGCAGATACCAATGCCAATGGCGATATCTTTGGCGGCTGGCTAATGTCACAGATGGATATAGGCGGTGCGATTCTGGCAAAAGAGATTGCAGAAGGCCGTGTTGTCACCGTTCGCGTCGACGGCATGACCTTTCTCAAGCCCGTTGCCGTTGGTGATGTGGTTTGTTGCTACGCCCGTTGCGTTCGTACCGGACGTAGTTCAATGACAGTCAATGTGGAAGTGTGGGTGAAAAAAGTATCAACAGACCCCATTGGCCAACGCTATCGTGCGACTGAAGCCCTGTTTACTTATGTCGCTGTCGATGAAGAGGGGCGTCCACGCGAATTGCCGCAAGGGAAAAGCAACTTCGCACCAGAACAATAA